In Acidobacteriota bacterium, one DNA window encodes the following:
- the secD gene encoding protein translocase subunit SecD, which yields MKKILLWKSVFIVVVVVICILAVTGIPNGLGWSAWKQSIVSRVHLGLDLQGGTHLILQVHADDAVRAETSQAMQRLRSDLTSHGIAFAALVQPDPQGQPQRLQLTGLDERHAGDFNNLVQTDLGSDYTVTHAGNGAYTMDLNSAAAAQIRSRALTQSIETISNRIDALGVTQPTVQAHGLGAYQILVQLPGITDSARVKEVMQETAQLQFRLGMAGPFPSAAAARAQYGGILPEDSVILPGKNIGGASNSTSGEWYVVSRSSPVSGSDLRDAQPGVDQSGRIDVNFTLTTAAGRRFGNFTAAHINQPLAVVLDNKVQEYATIQQRIDDQGQITGSFSQQQANDLALILRSGALPASISYIDDESVGPSLGADSIREGVLAALVGFLLVAGFMLVYYHGAGINAVVALVLNLVILMAFMAVTNATLTLPGIAGIILTIGMAVDANVLIFERIREEMRHGKSVPASVDIGFRQAFITILDTHVTTIVSAVFLFLFGTGPIKGFAVTLIAGLLANLFTAVYISRVIFDYVLMRQQGVRGAKLSIG from the coding sequence ATGAAGAAGATTCTGCTCTGGAAATCAGTGTTCATCGTGGTCGTGGTGGTGATCTGCATTCTCGCCGTCACCGGCATCCCCAATGGCCTCGGCTGGTCGGCCTGGAAGCAATCCATCGTCAGCCGCGTCCATCTCGGTCTCGACCTGCAGGGCGGCACCCACCTCATCCTCCAGGTGCATGCCGACGATGCGGTGCGCGCCGAAACCTCGCAGGCCATGCAGCGGCTGCGCTCCGACCTCACCAGTCACGGCATCGCCTTTGCGGCGCTCGTCCAGCCCGACCCGCAGGGCCAGCCCCAGCGTCTTCAGCTCACCGGTCTCGACGAGCGCCACGCCGGTGACTTCAACAACCTCGTCCAGACCGACCTCGGCTCCGACTACACCGTCACCCACGCCGGCAACGGTGCCTATACCATGGATCTCAATTCTGCGGCTGCGGCGCAAATCCGCAGCCGTGCCCTCACCCAGTCGATTGAAACCATCAGCAACCGCATCGACGCGCTCGGCGTCACCCAACCGACCGTGCAGGCCCACGGCCTGGGCGCTTACCAGATCCTGGTCCAGCTACCCGGCATCACCGATTCAGCGCGCGTCAAGGAAGTCATGCAGGAGACCGCACAGTTGCAGTTCCGCCTCGGCATGGCCGGCCCCTTTCCCAGCGCCGCTGCCGCCCGCGCGCAGTACGGCGGCATTCTGCCCGAAGACAGCGTGATCCTGCCCGGCAAAAACATCGGCGGCGCTTCCAACTCCACCAGCGGGGAATGGTATGTGGTCTCCCGTTCTTCCCCGGTGAGTGGCAGCGATTTGCGCGACGCTCAACCCGGCGTGGATCAGTCTGGCCGCATCGACGTCAACTTCACCCTCACTACCGCCGCTGGCAGACGTTTTGGCAACTTCACCGCTGCCCATATCAACCAGCCCCTTGCGGTGGTGCTCGACAACAAGGTGCAGGAATACGCCACCATTCAGCAGCGGATCGACGATCAGGGGCAGATTACCGGCAGCTTCAGCCAGCAGCAAGCGAACGATCTGGCGCTCATTTTGCGCTCCGGCGCTTTGCCTGCCAGCATCAGCTACATTGACGATGAGTCCGTCGGGCCGTCCTTGGGTGCCGATTCCATTCGCGAAGGCGTGCTCGCGGCCCTGGTGGGCTTCTTGCTCGTCGCCGGCTTCATGCTGGTCTACTATCACGGCGCCGGCATCAACGCTGTCGTCGCGCTGGTGTTGAACCTGGTCATCCTGATGGCCTTCATGGCCGTCACCAACGCCACACTCACATTACCCGGCATTGCCGGCATCATCTTGACCATCGGTATGGCCGTCGACGCCAACGTCCTCATCTTCGAACGAATACGTGAGGAGATGCGCCATGGCAAAAGTGTGCCTGCTTCCGTCGACATTGGCTTCCGCCAGGCCTTCATCACGATTCTGGATACCCACGTCACCACCATCGTGAGCGCCGTCTTCTTGTTTTTGTTTGGTACCGGACCCATTAAGGGATTTGCCGTCACCCTGATTGCCGGTCTGCTCGCCAACCTGTTCACCGCTGTTTACATTTCGCGCGTGATCTTCGATTACGTGCTCATGCGCCAGCAAGGGGTGCGAGGAGCGAAATTGAGTATCGGATAA
- the secF gene encoding protein translocase subunit SecF gives MEFFRETDIDFLGKKWYFLTVTMVLFVIGMVALAIHHGPVMGTDFTGGTEMDIKFSQTVPTAKIRSALGAAKLGQVTIEPVGRAGSDEILISSPLSSLNQADLEKSKDDILGILYGVLDVNAQGKQDLNNVGVSSFTAWLMQKDPYGYIGLGEQAAQTRYQALATELLSTRRDKQYGGLLPSFNALAVAPGSPQIAQQASQSFFLAPFSVRSTSIIGPQVGSQLRGQALRAVLYSLAAMLIYIAFRFEFIYGLAAVVAVFHDVLITLGMFALVRLPIDLTVVAAFLTLIGYSMNDTIVVFDRVRENLPIMRRDRLPNIVNRSINQTLSRTVLTSGLTFLSVLALLVLGGQALRGFSFCMTFGILVGTYSSIAVAAPMMVAYIEWRNRRQRPLRAAALSGSRSAAPVGRKLEKVGR, from the coding sequence ATGGAATTTTTTCGCGAAACTGACATCGATTTTCTGGGGAAGAAGTGGTATTTCCTCACCGTAACCATGGTTCTGTTCGTGATTGGCATGGTTGCGCTGGCGATCCACCACGGACCGGTTATGGGGACCGATTTTACAGGCGGCACGGAAATGGACATCAAGTTCAGCCAAACTGTGCCCACTGCCAAAATTCGTAGCGCCTTGGGCGCCGCCAAGCTCGGCCAGGTGACCATCGAGCCCGTCGGTCGCGCCGGTTCGGATGAAATCCTGATCTCTTCACCGCTCTCTTCGCTCAACCAGGCTGACCTGGAAAAAAGCAAGGACGATATCCTCGGCATTCTCTACGGGGTCCTGGACGTCAACGCCCAGGGCAAGCAGGACTTGAACAACGTCGGCGTGTCTTCCTTCACCGCCTGGCTTATGCAGAAGGACCCCTACGGCTATATCGGCCTCGGCGAGCAAGCCGCGCAGACCCGCTATCAGGCGCTGGCTACCGAGCTGCTCTCGACCCGCCGCGATAAGCAGTACGGCGGCCTGCTGCCCAGCTTCAACGCGCTGGCCGTCGCGCCCGGCAGTCCGCAAATCGCGCAGCAGGCCAGCCAGAGTTTCTTCCTCGCGCCCTTTTCCGTGCGCTCCACCAGCATCATCGGTCCGCAGGTGGGCTCGCAGTTGCGCGGCCAGGCGCTGCGCGCCGTGCTCTATTCTCTGGCGGCGATGCTGATTTATATTGCATTCCGCTTCGAGTTCATTTATGGTTTGGCGGCAGTGGTAGCCGTATTTCATGATGTGCTGATCACGCTTGGCATGTTTGCGCTGGTCCGGCTACCCATTGACTTGACGGTTGTGGCGGCATTTTTGACCTTGATCGGCTACTCCATGAACGACACCATCGTCGTCTTCGACCGCGTGCGGGAGAACCTGCCCATCATGCGGCGTGACAGGTTGCCGAATATCGTCAATCGCAGTATTAATCAGACCTTGAGCCGGACCGTGCTGACCTCCGGTTTGACCTTCCTGTCCGTGCTGGCATTGCTGGTCCTGGGCGGTCAGGCGTTGCGCGGTTTTAGTTTCTGTATGACGTTCGGTATTTTAGTGGGTACGTATTCTTCGATTGCGGTGGCGGCGCCGATGATGGTGGCTTACATCGAATGGCGCAATCGCCGGCAGCGTCCGCTGCGTGCCGCTGCCTTGAGTGGCTCGCGCAGCGCTGCGCCTGTGGGCCGCAAGCTGGAAAAAGTGGGGCGTTAA
- a CDS encoding energy transducer TonB, translating into MFEQSLVETTRKASTKKTLTMLATLVVEVVVLAIVAIVPLIYYNVLPASSMTAFLNAPPPPPPPPPPPPPMPKIVVHRLVSVVNTNNQLIAPRKIPENIAHIVDQGAPPPVTSAELSGPPSSVLSGLIHTAAAPPPPPPPSKPIPVGGDVQAALCISCPTPQYPPIARQAHIQGSVVLQALIGKDGRVKSLQVLSGNAMLVGAAKDAVLQWRYHPLTLNGQAMEVTTTITVNFNLGG; encoded by the coding sequence ATGTTCGAACAAAGTTTGGTCGAGACCACGCGCAAGGCCAGCACCAAAAAGACGCTGACCATGTTGGCCACCCTGGTGGTCGAGGTGGTCGTCCTGGCGATTGTGGCGATCGTTCCACTGATCTACTACAACGTGCTGCCGGCCTCCTCCATGACGGCCTTTCTCAACGCGCCGCCGCCTCCTCCTCCTCCCCCTCCTCCTCCTCCTCCCATGCCGAAAATCGTAGTGCACCGGCTGGTCAGCGTAGTCAACACCAACAATCAGCTCATCGCGCCACGCAAAATTCCCGAGAACATCGCCCACATCGTCGACCAAGGCGCGCCCCCGCCGGTCACCTCGGCCGAGCTGTCCGGCCCGCCCAGCTCCGTCCTTAGCGGCTTGATCCACACCGCGGCCGCGCCGCCGCCACCGCCTCCACCGTCCAAACCGATTCCCGTCGGCGGTGACGTACAGGCCGCGCTTTGTATAAGCTGTCCCACGCCGCAGTATCCGCCCATTGCCCGTCAAGCTCACATTCAAGGTTCGGTGGTCCTGCAGGCCCTCATCGGCAAGGACGGACGGGTGAAATCGTTGCAAGTCCTCAGTGGCAACGCCATGCTCGTGGGCGCGGCCAAAGATGCGGTGCTGCAGTGGCGCTACCACCCTCTGACTCTGAACGGCCAGGCGATGGAAGTGACTACGACCATTACCGTGAACTTTAACCTCGGTGGTTAG
- a CDS encoding flagellar motor protein MotA: MGWPARAVVIVLFIMSVLSIAVMVDRYLRYQSAKKESRVFAPKVAGALKQGRLDEAIKVAEVHKKSHLAKVVSAGLGEFQAHQGTTEISGDEIEASQRALSRAQAIEHNELKRGLGMLATVGATAPFVGLFGTVLGIIDAFTSISVEKTTGLSAVAGGISEALVTTAIGLIVAIPAVWAYNYFSGKVDAFDIEMDNSGSELLDYFLKQMGRTTARK; the protein is encoded by the coding sequence ATGGGCTGGCCGGCCCGCGCCGTCGTCATCGTGCTCTTCATCATGTCGGTGCTCTCCATCGCCGTCATGGTCGACCGCTATCTGCGCTATCAAAGCGCCAAAAAGGAATCCCGCGTCTTCGCCCCCAAGGTGGCCGGCGCCCTCAAGCAGGGCCGCCTCGATGAAGCCATCAAGGTCGCCGAAGTCCACAAGAAGAGTCACTTGGCCAAGGTGGTCAGTGCTGGCTTGGGTGAATTCCAGGCGCATCAGGGCACCACGGAAATCAGCGGTGACGAAATCGAAGCCTCCCAGCGCGCCCTGTCTCGCGCCCAGGCGATTGAGCACAACGAGCTCAAACGCGGCCTCGGCATGCTGGCCACGGTGGGTGCGACGGCTCCGTTCGTCGGACTGTTCGGCACCGTGCTCGGTATTATCGACGCCTTTACCAGCATCAGCGTCGAGAAGACCACCGGTCTGAGCGCCGTCGCCGGCGGTATTTCCGAAGCTCTGGTCACCACCGCTATCGGTCTGATCGTCGCCATCCCCGCCGTCTGGGCCTACAACTACTTCAGCGGCAAGGTGGATGCGTTCGATATCGAGATGGACAACTCCGGCAGCGAGCTGCTCGATTACTTCCTCAAGCAGATGGGCCGCACCACGGCACGCAAGTAA
- a CDS encoding biopolymer transporter ExbD, producing the protein MAWHAKEQSMSSDINVTPLCDVMLVLLIIFMVITPMMKQGTQVQLAQAVNPMTLPNADKDNAVVVAVSHDGRIFLGNNEIGGAQLSDQIQQDLKNQLDKIVFVKADKAAQFLVVANVVDDIRSAGVQNIALETQKVDKANLPPSMLGQ; encoded by the coding sequence ATGGCTTGGCACGCAAAAGAACAAAGTATGAGCAGCGACATTAACGTCACGCCGCTGTGCGACGTGATGCTGGTGCTGCTGATCATCTTTATGGTCATCACGCCCATGATGAAGCAGGGTACGCAGGTGCAATTGGCGCAGGCGGTGAACCCGATGACCTTGCCGAACGCTGACAAGGACAATGCGGTGGTCGTGGCCGTCAGCCACGATGGCCGCATCTTCCTGGGCAACAATGAAATCGGCGGCGCCCAACTGAGCGATCAGATCCAGCAGGACCTGAAGAATCAGCTCGACAAGATCGTCTTCGTCAAGGCCGACAAAGCCGCACAGTTCCTGGTGGTCGCCAACGTGGTGGACGATATTCGCTCCGCCGGGGTACAGAACATCGCGCTGGAAACGCAAAAAGTCGATAAAGCTAACCTGCCGCCCAGCATGCTGGGGCAGTAG
- a CDS encoding biopolymer transporter ExbD — protein sequence MSMSVGGSKGGPSKDINITPLIDVMLVLIIIFMVIQPLHPSGLHALVPQPNKSKQPKTSQRTIVVQVLDHGLVKINQTPVTWDTLGPELSAIYKTRAEKVLFVKGDNDIPFALIAHVIDITKGVDPSITVGILTPKMEAGQ from the coding sequence ATGTCAATGTCCGTGGGGGGCAGCAAGGGCGGCCCCAGTAAAGACATCAATATCACCCCGCTGATCGACGTCATGCTGGTGCTGATCATCATCTTCATGGTGATTCAGCCGTTGCATCCGAGCGGCTTGCATGCGCTCGTGCCGCAACCCAACAAGTCGAAGCAACCCAAGACCAGCCAGCGCACCATCGTGGTGCAGGTGCTCGATCACGGCTTGGTCAAAATCAATCAAACTCCAGTCACCTGGGACACGCTCGGGCCCGAGCTATCGGCTATTTACAAAACCCGCGCGGAGAAGGTGCTCTTCGTCAAGGGGGACAACGACATTCCCTTTGCCCTGATCGCCCACGTCATTGACATCACCAAGGGCGTGGATCCCTCGATCACCGTCGGAATTCTGACGCCCAAAATGGAAGCCGGACAATGA
- a CDS encoding tetratricopeptide repeat protein: MTGKAAAMKKSLTLLLTLVLTGLVFFAAGCQKLQARDQLNRGVASFKAAQFNEAVSHFQNAIKLDPTLVNAKLYLATAFQSQFVPGSPAPDNMAFATNALDTYKEVLDQDPANANAVAGIARLNFDMGNLEQARTYYQKSLELSPKDPTAYYTIGAIDYQETHPSILLQRKSQDITDLSAPLITKKSTRVERQACEDLATQYTSKLDDGINQLKKALELRPGYADAMTYLNLLYREKADLACGNTTERDANLKIANDYVSQALAARKAQVAAENAKNSSGVVEQLPTKPKGQ, translated from the coding sequence ATGACGGGGAAAGCTGCGGCTATGAAAAAATCTCTCACTCTTTTGCTGACGCTGGTACTGACGGGGCTCGTGTTTTTTGCTGCGGGCTGCCAGAAACTGCAAGCGCGCGATCAGCTCAATCGCGGCGTGGCCTCTTTCAAAGCGGCGCAGTTCAATGAAGCCGTCAGCCATTTTCAGAACGCCATCAAGCTCGATCCCACGCTGGTCAACGCCAAACTCTACCTGGCTACCGCTTTCCAGTCCCAGTTCGTGCCCGGATCGCCCGCGCCCGACAACATGGCCTTTGCCACCAACGCGCTGGATACCTACAAGGAGGTTCTCGATCAGGACCCCGCCAATGCCAACGCCGTCGCCGGCATCGCCCGCCTCAACTTCGATATGGGCAACCTGGAACAGGCGCGCACCTATTACCAGAAGTCCCTCGAGCTTTCGCCTAAGGACCCCACCGCCTATTACACCATCGGCGCCATCGACTACCAGGAGACCCATCCGAGCATCCTGCTGCAGCGTAAATCGCAGGACATTACCGATCTCAGCGCGCCTCTGATCACCAAAAAGTCGACCCGTGTGGAGCGCCAGGCCTGCGAAGATCTCGCCACCCAGTACACCAGCAAACTCGATGATGGCATCAACCAGCTCAAGAAAGCGCTTGAGCTGCGCCCCGGCTACGCCGATGCCATGACCTATCTCAACCTGCTCTACCGCGAGAAGGCCGACCTCGCTTGCGGCAACACCACTGAGCGCGATGCCAACCTGAAGATCGCCAACGATTACGTCTCGCAGGCGCTCGCCGCCCGCAAAGCCCAGGTCGCCGCTGAGAATGCCAAGAACTCTAGCGGCGTCGTCGAGCAGCTACCGACCAAACCGAAGGGGCAATAG
- a CDS encoding ATP-dependent Clp protease ATP-binding subunit produces MFERYTEKARRVIFFARYEASQCGSPYIESEHLLLGLLREDKALTNRFLRSHASLEAIRKEIETRTVAREKGSTSVDLPLSHECKRILNYAAEEAERLSNKHIGTEHLLLGLLREERCFAAELLQNRGLRLAQVREELARTAPDRAGNRPKESSLLLEFSRDLTQAAVDGSLDPLVGRQHEIERVIQILCRRTKNNPVLIGEPGVGKTAIVEGLAQKIADSEVPSFLAEKRILALDLSLIVAGTKYRGQFEERLKTIMKELIENQNIIIFIDELHTLVGAGSAEGSLDAANILKPTLSRGEIQCIGATTPGEYRKSIEKDRSLERRFQAVKVQPPNEEEAVQVLNGIKDRYEKFHAVSYTDEALRYAVFHSSRYIPDRFLPDKAIDLLDEAGARVKLRQTSVPGDLAEVQKQLKVINHQMNASIANHEFEKARFYSDEERKERDNLRVLREKYQIDDTVAGVVTREDIEDVVARWTGVPVHAVKEEEMQKLLRIEQELHKRVISQEKAISALARAIRRSRAGLKSPNRPVGSFLFLGPTGVGKTEVARSLAAFLFGSEKSMIRFDMSEYMEKHSVSKLIGSPPGYVGYEEGGQLTERVKRSPYCVVLLDEIEKAHPDLFNLLLQVFEDGQLTDGLGNTVDFKNTIIIMTSNLGARHLEKHMHMGFQSANEELLAAQIEDKVREEVKRLFNPEFLNRLDEIILFQSLNEDDLQQVVEILVQQMNQHLAQRDVTVTCTAEAKKWIVDKTCLDRNYGARPLRRALQRYIEDPLSELLIQGSLKRPAFLEVFLDANSLYYRPVDSGSHADEGEGSVATAEAVLLSH; encoded by the coding sequence ATGTTCGAGCGCTACACCGAAAAAGCCCGGCGTGTAATCTTTTTCGCCCGCTATGAAGCGAGCCAATGCGGCAGCCCCTATATTGAGAGCGAGCACTTGCTGCTGGGACTGCTGCGTGAGGACAAGGCGCTCACCAACCGCTTCTTACGGAGCCACGCCTCGCTGGAGGCGATCCGGAAGGAGATCGAGACGCGGACGGTGGCGCGTGAGAAAGGCTCGACCTCGGTGGATCTGCCGCTGAGCCATGAATGCAAGCGGATTCTGAACTATGCGGCGGAAGAGGCGGAACGGCTTAGCAACAAACATATCGGCACCGAACACCTGCTGCTGGGACTCCTGCGGGAAGAGCGCTGCTTCGCGGCCGAATTGCTGCAGAACCGGGGCCTGCGGTTGGCGCAAGTGCGCGAAGAGCTGGCGCGGACGGCGCCGGACCGGGCGGGCAACCGGCCCAAGGAGTCTTCCCTGCTGCTGGAGTTCAGCCGCGACCTGACGCAGGCGGCAGTGGATGGGTCGCTCGACCCGTTGGTGGGACGACAGCACGAGATCGAGCGCGTAATTCAGATTCTGTGCCGGCGGACGAAGAACAACCCGGTGCTGATTGGCGAGCCAGGAGTGGGAAAGACCGCGATTGTGGAGGGGCTGGCACAGAAGATCGCCGACAGCGAGGTGCCCTCGTTCCTGGCGGAAAAGCGCATCCTGGCGCTGGATCTGTCGCTGATCGTGGCGGGCACAAAGTACCGCGGCCAGTTCGAAGAGCGGCTGAAGACGATCATGAAGGAGTTGATCGAGAACCAGAACATCATCATCTTCATTGACGAACTGCACACGCTGGTAGGCGCGGGATCGGCCGAGGGATCGCTCGACGCCGCCAATATCCTGAAGCCGACGCTGTCGCGCGGCGAGATTCAGTGCATCGGGGCGACCACGCCGGGCGAATACCGCAAGAGCATTGAAAAGGACCGGTCGCTGGAGCGGCGCTTCCAGGCGGTGAAGGTGCAACCGCCGAATGAAGAGGAAGCGGTGCAGGTGCTGAACGGCATCAAGGACCGCTACGAAAAGTTCCACGCGGTCAGCTATACGGATGAAGCGCTGCGATACGCCGTGTTCCATTCCAGCCGATATATTCCGGACCGGTTCCTGCCGGACAAGGCGATTGATCTGCTGGACGAGGCCGGAGCGCGGGTGAAGCTGCGGCAGACGAGCGTGCCGGGCGATCTGGCCGAGGTGCAGAAGCAGCTCAAGGTCATCAATCACCAGATGAACGCCTCGATCGCCAACCACGAGTTCGAGAAGGCGCGGTTCTATTCGGACGAGGAGCGCAAGGAACGGGACAATCTGCGGGTACTTCGGGAAAAATACCAGATCGACGACACCGTGGCCGGGGTGGTCACGCGGGAAGATATCGAAGATGTGGTGGCGCGCTGGACGGGCGTGCCAGTCCATGCCGTCAAAGAGGAAGAGATGCAGAAACTGCTGCGTATCGAGCAGGAACTGCACAAGCGGGTGATTTCGCAGGAAAAAGCGATTTCGGCGCTGGCGCGTGCCATCCGGCGGAGCCGCGCGGGGCTGAAGAGCCCGAACCGGCCGGTGGGATCGTTCCTGTTTCTGGGGCCGACGGGCGTGGGCAAGACGGAAGTGGCGCGGTCGCTGGCGGCGTTTTTGTTTGGCAGTGAGAAGTCGATGATCCGCTTCGACATGTCGGAATACATGGAGAAGCACTCGGTCTCTAAGCTGATCGGCTCGCCTCCGGGCTACGTCGGCTATGAAGAGGGCGGCCAGCTCACCGAACGGGTGAAGCGCTCGCCCTATTGCGTGGTGCTGCTGGACGAAATCGAGAAGGCGCACCCGGACCTGTTCAACCTGCTGCTGCAGGTCTTTGAGGACGGACAGCTCACCGATGGACTGGGCAACACCGTCGATTTCAAGAACACGATCATCATCATGACCTCAAACCTGGGGGCGCGGCACCTGGAGAAGCACATGCACATGGGCTTCCAGAGCGCCAACGAAGAGCTTCTCGCTGCCCAGATTGAAGACAAGGTGCGCGAGGAAGTGAAGCGGCTGTTCAACCCCGAATTCCTGAACCGGCTGGACGAGATCATTCTGTTCCAGTCGCTGAATGAAGACGATCTGCAGCAGGTGGTCGAGATTCTGGTGCAGCAAATGAATCAACACCTGGCGCAGCGCGACGTGACCGTGACCTGCACGGCCGAGGCGAAGAAGTGGATCGTGGACAAGACCTGCCTCGACCGCAATTACGGCGCACGGCCGCTGCGGCGGGCCTTGCAGCGTTATATCGAAGACCCGCTATCGGAACTGCTGATTCAGGGCTCGCTCAAGCGGCCGGCGTTCCTGGAAGTTTTTCTGGACGCCAACAGCCTGTACTACCGCCCGGTGGATTCGGGCAGCCATGCGGACGAGGGCGAAGGCAGCGTGGCCACGGCGGAAGCAGTACTTCTCTCGCATTAG